A genomic window from Denticeps clupeoides chromosome 11, fDenClu1.1, whole genome shotgun sequence includes:
- the myl2b gene encoding myosin, light chain 2b, regulatory, cardiac, slow: MAPKKAKRRAEGANSNVFSMFEQAQIQEFKEAFTIMDQNRDGFIDKNDLRDTFAALGRLNVKQDEIDEMLKEAPGPINFTVFLTMFGEKLKGADAEETILNAFKVFDPEGKGTLKKDFVTEMLTTQADRFSQEEMEQLFTAFPPDVAGNLDYKNLVYIITHGEEKDQE; this comes from the exons gcaCCCAAAAAAGCCAAGAGAAGAGCCGAAGGAGCCAATTCCAATGTCTTCTCCATGTTTGAGCAGGCTCAGATCCAGGAATTCAAGGAG GCCTTCACCATCATGGATCAGAACAGGGATGGCTTTATAGATAAGAACGACCTGAGGGACACCTTTGCTGCTCTAG GCCGGCTGAACGTGAAGCAGGACGAGATAGACGAGATGCTCAAAGAGGCTCCTGGACCAATCAACTTCACTGTCTTTCTTACTATGTTTGGAGAGAAGCTGAAGG gtgCTGATGCAGAGGAAACAATCCTGAATGCTTTTAAAGTATTTGACCCTGAAGGAAAAGGAACTCTGAAAAAGGACTT TGTCACTGAGATGTTAACAACACAAGCTGACAGATTTTCCCAAGAGGAG ATGGAGCAGCTGTTTACAGCATTTCCCCCAGATGTAGCTGGAAATCTGGACTACAAGAATCTGGTCTACATCATAACACATGGGGAAGAGAAGGACCAGGAATAA